In one Magallana gigas chromosome 7, xbMagGiga1.1, whole genome shotgun sequence genomic region, the following are encoded:
- the LOC109619989 gene encoding sex peptide receptor, with protein MNSTKFEISNNISLMDENNHTDYGRKPEMLEILQPGQLYLVPINGIVSIIFILVTIVTNILVMLVLLRRHMRSPTNIILSAMALADMLTGFFPLPSYFYFYTLRNYEEHPPFDWCYLYKLLSEYLPMIFHTASIWLTVFLAILRYIYVCHTDMARKFCTLPNVIKATVGIFVVAALTQITRFVETQYIPHTLPSKRDPNTTITTCLVPYRQFVVQDMNLYFNLIFGFRVIFIHFIPCSLLLILNALLIRTMRQAQLRRRLLLRQNKKSESKKLADSNCTTLMLVAVLGLFLLVELPLGVIMILFSIQNTLDIIIMDNSTFILLTNISNTSILVSYPLNFLIYCAMSRQFRETFTRMFSCKPMPLQRETSHYTAVPQENGKTHKENHTTVVEIPEIKKPE; from the coding sequence ATGAATTCAACAAagtttgaaatttcaaataacatttCTCTCATGGATGAAAACAATCATACTGATTATGGAAGAAAACCAGAAATGCTGGAAATTCTGCAGCCAGGACAATTATACTTAGTGCCTATCAATGGAATAGTTTCGATAATTTTTATACTTGTCACCATTGTAACAAATATATTGGTGATGCTAGTTTTGCTTCGGAGACACATGCGGTCGCCGACTAACATCATATTATCTGCAATGGCTCTGGCGGATATGCTTACCGGTTTCTTTCCGTTACCTTCATATTTCTACTTTTACACCCTACGAAATTATGAGGAACATCCGCCATTTGATTGGTGTTATCTTTACAAACTCTTATCCGAATACCTGCCGATGATTTTCCACACAGCCTCCATATGGTTGACTGTATTTTTGGCCATTTTAAGATACATCTACGTATGCCATACAGACATGGCTCGGAAATTTTGCACGCTTCCAAATGTCATCAAAGCGACTGTGGGTATCTTTGTTGTAGCAGCTTTGACGCAGATAACACGTTTCGTGGAGACGCAATATATTCCACACACGCTGCCCTCAAAGCGAGATCCCAACACAACAATAACAACATGTTTGGTTCCATACCGCCAATTTGTCGTACAAGATATGAATTTGTACTTCAATTTGATTTTTGGATTTAGAGTCATCTTTATTCACTTTATACCGTGCAGTCTTCTACTGATTCTGAATGCTCTTCTGATTCGAACAATGCGCCAAGCTCAGCTCAGACGTCGGCTTTTGTTGCGACAAAACAAGAAAAGCGAATCCAAGAAGCTCGCCGACAGTAACTGCACTACGTTGATGCTTGTTGCAGTCCTAGGATTATTTCTCCTCGTTGAGCTGCCTCTCGGTGtgattatgattttatttagcatACAAAATACGCTAGACATAATCATTATGGACAATAGCACATTTATATTATTAACAAACATTTCTAATACTAGCATACTCGTGTCTTACCCACTTAACTTTCTGATTTATTGTGCAATGAGTCGACAGTTTAGAGAAACTTTTACAAGAATGTTTTCTTGCAAACCTATGCCTTTACAACGCGAGACGTCACATTATACGGCTGTGCCGCAAGAAAACGGAAAAACGCACAAAGAGAACCATACAACAGTCGTAGAGATTCCCGAGATCAAGAAACCCGAATAA